CTTTAATGCGATCTTTAAGGATCGAAAGAGGCAATGATCGGAATCCGCCTTCATGCGTCATCGCCTGACGTGCCGTTTCAAGCAGCCGGTCGAAGATCTCTGTGCGATCGGTCAGGAAGGCATGCTTCGCCATCTCAGCCAGTCCACAGATCCATTCGCGAGCGGGCAGCGTAATCAGATAATGCAGGTTGCCGTAGACGAACTCGGGCTGATAGAAGGCGCCGATCATGTTTTTGCCCGTATTCACGTTCACGGCGACCTTGCCGCCGACGCTTGAATCGACCATGGCAAGAAGCGTGGACGGCACCTGCACAAAGGCCACGCCGCGCAGAAGCGTGGAGGCCACGAATCCGGCAAGATCGCCGACGACGCCTCCGCCTGCAGCGATGACTAACGACGAACGATCGGCGCCGGAGCGAATCAGGTCGTCGAACAGCGCTTCGAGATGCGAGATATGCTTGGACGATTCGCCCGACGGACGAAACACCGTATGGATGTGCGCATGCAGAGGCTTGAGCGCCGCATGCAGCGGCTCATAGACGAGATCTCGCAGGGCCTCTTCTGTGATGACAAAGATCTTCGAGAAGCGCCGGTGCGAGAAGAAGTCGGCAAAGTTCTGATCAAAGCCCTCGCCAAAACGTATCTCATAACGCCTTTCAGGGCGCTCGGGCAGAACAATGGTCAGGGCCTCTTGATCGATCACGACATCCTCCCGCGGCAAAAGA
This region of Leptonema illini DSM 21528 genomic DNA includes:
- the aroB gene encoding 3-dehydroquinate synthase, with amino-acid sequence MIDQEALTIVLPERPERRYEIRFGEGFDQNFADFFSHRRFSKIFVITEEALRDLVYEPLHAALKPLHAHIHTVFRPSGESSKHISHLEALFDDLIRSGADRSSLVIAAGGGVVGDLAGFVASTLLRGVAFVQVPSTLLAMVDSSVGGKVAVNVNTGKNMIGAFYQPEFVYGNLHYLITLPAREWICGLAEMAKHAFLTDRTEIFDRLLETARQAMTHEGGFRSLPLSILKDRIKESVSVKAAVVAADETEMGLRASLNLGHTTAHAIESLLQYKGMTHGEAVSRGLVTALLLSRDLEGLPAEECEAMFELMKGLELPLDTAGFEATDLLEHMKFDKKNEAGTIRFVLLKRRGEPVWGVPLPAEAFHRAWAEQRSRFG